A window of Prionailurus bengalensis isolate Pbe53 chromosome E1, Fcat_Pben_1.1_paternal_pri, whole genome shotgun sequence genomic DNA:
TTGGAGCGTCCTCAGCATGGCCAGGAAGTCCAGATTCAACTCTGGTCCCCTGGGCAATGTTTGGGGCCCACCTGGGCCATTGGGTATGTCCATTCGACCGATAGTCACTGAGGACCTACTGCGTATCAGGCATTGTTCTAGACGCTGAGGATGCCTGGATGAAAAAGACAGACACGGTGCCTGCTTTTGTGGAGCTCACACTGGCGGGGAGgcgagggtgggggggggtgcgcaggggggaggtgggcaggggcagacggcccataagaaaaataaataagcaagatcATTTCAGGTAGTGGTTAGTGCTATAAAGGGAATAATATCCTGTAACGTAATAGAGGGCGGTAGTCGACAGACAGCCTTAGccggtggtcagggaaggcctctctaagGCAGTGTTacttgagcaaagacttgaataatgaaaagaaaccaGTCCCGTGGGGGCCTCGGGTGTGAgccaggcgggggtggggagggagagttaAAAGATCCAAACACACCTGGGTTCCCGTCAAGGGGTTGTTCTGAGCGGCAGCTTCGTGAATTTTTGTCCCTGACGATTCTTCCCCGGGGCTGGCTTTTCTCTcgtccctgcaccccaccccgtCCAGGACACCGTGCCCCCAACCTCTCTTTCTCCAGGCTGTCCTAGATTCCAGGATTCCTGATTACCATCCAGAGCTGTCTACACTCTTTCATTAAGACTGACTTTGCTCCGACACAGACCCTGCCAGGCCCCCACCAAGGGCACCTACGGCGTCTGCCCAgtgtcccctgcctctcccccacccttgcGGACCTTTCCGGAACTTGGCAGGATACCCCACAGCCTCCAGGCCTGGTCTACCCACTCACTCCATCTTCTGtgcttcccctctcttccctccctccttccccttcttctctttttccttcttctgacgGAGTTTCTCCGTTCcgggcaaccatcaccactggcCATCTCCGGATCTTTTCATCCTGAAACACCGAAGCTCTGTCCCCGTTAAATaataaccccccacccccacgcacacacacacgcacccacatCTGCGTGTTAGAGCCCGCTTCTTTCCTTGTTCTTGTCTCTGCTCAGGGCACGCAGACCTCATGACAGACTCTGGATCTgggagaggggctgtgggagtttttcttcccttcccttgtttcTGGAGATGCCGGAGGCAGGACTGGGTTCCGGGAAGAGGTTGGTTCTTTGacccccattccttccttccttccttagccAACTGCCCTGTGAACACCGATGCTGCAATGAATAGCAATGCTCCCTCCATCACACCCCTCCTCATGCTGACCCTCACAGGGGAAGATGTGCACGGAACAGCAGGTTCCACAGCCTTCCCCTGAAACGTACGGACGCGTTCATTCTTTTCCGAGGGTGTACAGGACAGAACTGAGCTAGCAGTCTGGAGGGCATCCCCAGGCCAGCGTCTGCCAGGCTGTGTGTGTTGAGGGTAGGGTCTAGGCCTCATCTCTCCAGATCGGACCTAGCTCATTTTGATTCTCCTTGTCTCATGGAGGAAAGGGCAAGTTGCTTCCGCGCAGTTTCTAGCAGAAGGAGGCATTCTATGTTTAAGTCCAATTCGGCAACCggacactgttttccatagctcTGTGGAGTGCTCGGGTATAGAGGGTATATACGACAGGGTATATAAGACAGAGGCCTGTTCTCGAAATGCTTGCAACCTGGTTGAAGAGAGAAAACACCATAAGAGtcagggcgcccggggggctcagtgggttaagcatccaactcttgatgtcggctcggatcacgatctcacggttcgtgggttccggccccgcgtcgggctctgtgctgacagctcggagcctggagcctgactcagattctgtatctccctctctctctgcccctcccctgctcatgctctgtctctctctctccctctcaagcataaagaaatgtttaaaaaaaaaatccaaactatgCCCTTTGGCCTACAGGGACCTGTATGATGTGCCTACCTCTCGGATCTCTTGCTGCGTTAATCTTGCTTTCCCTCATTTGAGGCCCAGCTTTTGCACTTAGACTTTCCTCCTCCTGGAAGATTCTTCTTCTACAGTTCCCCGTGGTTCCTCGGGTTCCTTGGGTCTCACACTGAACGTTAGCTCTCCAGTAAGGCCCTCCCTGCCCGTGCAGGGGCTCTCTGTCACAccaccctgttttattttttctgcgtAGTATTATACTACATTGTTTTAGttgtctgcttgttttttttcGTTTATTGGAACGAGAGTCCCAGGAGCACAGGgaccagaacagtgcctggctctAAGTAAATGCTCATTAGATAcgcattgaatgaatgaatgggagttGCGGCTGGACTCTGAAGGGTGGGCAGCCTTCCAGGACAAGGGAATGAAATGGACAAAGGTGTGAAGTCAGGAGTGAGCACAGCCTGTCCTAGGAGTGGCCGGGTCAGGCTCAGCTCCAGCAGAGGATCAGTTGGGTCCTAGTGGGAAagggggctggggacacaggctGGGGCTAGGCACTGGAATGCCCTGAGGCTTAGACAAAAGAATCAGGACTCCGTCCTGCACAGGGTGACAGGAAGCCAGTGAAGACCTTTGAGCTGAGGAGTGGCCTAATTAAAACTGTATCTGGAGAAAATTAATCCGGAGCCTGCAGAAGGGGCTAAGCAGAGCCCGCTGTATAATTTGCAGGACCCGGTCCAAAACGAGGATGTGGGATCCCTTgtgcagaaggcaggaaaaaagtgCCGCTCATGGTACCGAAAGagagcatgttttcatttcttccgTGGTTCTTTTCTCAACTTCtcatggttggttttttttttgtttgtttttttgtttttttgtttttttgctatttaacgttgtttgaaataaagaaaaattaactttttcctGCCCTCGGCTTACTAATGAGCCCGGAAGGACTAGAAGCCAAAGGAATTATGGGCAGCtcagtttttccctttccttccctgtcaTCGTCGCCAGCAGAAGTGGTTGGCTGAATCAGGAAACAGCGGGACCCagaaaggggaggagaagaagaagatgCCTCAGTCACCTGTGTCTCCTAGAAGGCCATTGCCTTCTAGGGTTCAAGGTCATTCAGCTGGACGCGTAACCCGCTTGCTGTCGCACGCACGATGGGTCCACCGGAGTTCTACACCGGGCGGCCTCACGATGGCACGTTCCATACACCTCCTCGCTCACACGCGTCCTCCGTTGTCCGGTTGGACTTCACGCACAAATGAACAAGTTCAAAGATCAAATTATGAAGAGTTACGAGATGGTGAAAGCACCAAACCAGCCACATGGGCCATTCTGAGTGGGAGCTTTGGTTGAACAGACCCCCCCAAGTCCGTAAAGctgggctggagggagagaaTTTGAGGAGGAGGGCGAGAGTCAGAACCTGGCAGTGGTGAGGACTAGAGCCAAGGAAATTGGGTGAGAGGCCGAAGGAGAAGAAACCCCTCTCCAAGGCAAAGCGACAAGATCCgaagagagatgaaaagagagagatcatgatTCTTAACTCGGGGTCTTTAGAGGCTCctgtacccctcccccgctccccaaCTAGACTGTGGGTCTCTGGAGCCCCGTGAGAACTGCGAGGTTGCCTCCCCAGGGCTAGAGTTGCACAAAGTCTCTAACAGGTGCTCAAATGGGCCATGTCTGTGGACCCCAGTGGGCAAATGGGGAGGGGGAGTTCAcacctgggggttggggggagacgCAACACCTGAGGAGATCTGGATCCCGGCTGGGGTCTCCGGGCAATGCCAGGGGCTAGGGATGTGGTGACGGGGAGAGTTGGGTGGGGACATGGGGAAGCCCCTAGGCTTGGAGAGAACCAGGGGCTGTGGGATTGGAGAAGGAGGTGTTGGGGGGAGCTGGTAGCGGCTCCCCCAAAGGGAATTTCCGTCCTGTGGTGGCCTCTCTCCATCCTGTGTGGCCTGTTCTAGCTTCCATCCCGGCGGGTCTCGCGCCCTGGCTGGtgccttctgtttttcttggtctctggctctttctctatccctctcacATTTGGCCCTGCCTGTCTCCGGATCTTAGTCTCCAACGGCCGGCCTGGGGCCCCTTCGCCGCAAAGATCGGCTTCCctctccagctctgtctctctccgggGTTCCCTTTCGCTCCACTCCGCCCGGACACGCCCTCCATCCCCTTCTTCCACCTGATCCAGTGTGGTacctgggctggggggaggggagagacctCCGGGTCTTAAAGAGGCGGCAGGGGGGCGGACCCAATCCCTCTCTCCATATTTGCATATGCATGAGGTCGCCCGGGCCAGCGGCGAGGAGGCGGGGCctctgggggtgggaagggggcggGCCCCCCCACCGCCGCCGAGTATAAAGACTGCGCGCCGAGCCCGCCGGCCCCGCACTGCTGAGGAGCGGAGCCTCCGCCCGGGGGACCCCCATCCCTGGCTGTCCCCCAATTGCGcgtccctgccccacccccgcggCCGAGCCACCACTGGTGTGGCGGTCTCCGCTTGGCGGAAGAGCCTTGAGCGGCCACCCGGTCCCTCCCCACGGCCTCTTTGCATCTTGGATTTcggggcagccccctcccccacccctcccttgcctCCTTGCACCCCTATTTTTTCTGCGCCTCGCTCGGGTTTTGCAGCCGTCTGTTTTTGcatcccttttcattttgtttctagaAGGTTTGGGGGGGTGAGGCTGCGTCGCACCCCTTCCTCTTTCTAACCTCCCCTGCTCTGACAGCCCCCCTTTCATCGGAgcccgggggcggggtgggggggcgctcgGATCGGTGCATCCCACGCCGCGCTGCCAGCACCCCGCAGCGCGTGGCCGTGCACCCCGGAATTTGCAGCGGCTGCCCATCTGGGGAGGGTCTCCCTCGCCCCCGCTGCCTTCGCTCCCCGCGCGTTCCGGAGCGTGGCGGGGGGGCTTCTGCGCGCCGCACCCCAGCTTCTCCGCAGCCCCCCGCCCGGCGCGGGACTCGCCCCCCGCCGCCGAGATGGTCATCCAGAAGGAGACGAAGAGCTGCGGGCAGGTGGTTGAGGAGTGGAAGGAGTTCGTGTGGAACCCGAGGACGCACCAGTTCATGGGCCGCACCGGGACCAGCTGGGGTACGCAGGGCGGGccgcgcgcggggcggggcgggggtcctCCGGGCGACGCCCCGGGGGGGCACCAGGTCCCGCGGGCTCGGCCCCGGTTCCCTTCCCGGGTCCCCGGcgtcctgccctccccccccaccccccccccccgccctgcctggCTCCGGCCTGGGAGGGGGCCGAATCGCCGGTCTAATCTCCCCGGCCGGCCGCTGCGGAGGCGGAGAAAGTAGGTCACTGCCGCCTTCCCGCCCCCCGCGGAGCCCCCTCGCGCGGGGGGTCGCGGGCTCTGCGCGCGTGTCCGCGCCGCGGCGCTGGCGCTCCCTCTCCGGGCAGGTCCGCTGCACACGgccgccccccccttccccagaagagcgccccttccctccctctggctctcacTAGCTCGCCAAGCCCGTCTATTTTTAGCTCGTGCCCATCCCCTGGACCCTGGGAACATTCATGAGGGGGCGGGTcttggagaggtgggggggacCGCGGGGGGGGTGCTCTTCACAGCGGAAGTTGTCAGTATCCCGCTGCTGTTTGGAGCTTTCTCTGTGGCTGCTTTGTGGGTGGGGGGCTGTTGGAGAGGGGTGGCCCTGGGAGGTTTTGGAGGTTGGATGTTCGGCTCCGATGTCGCAGGCGGAGGGAGGAGTGGTCACCAGTGGTGAGACGTGCGCATACATCATCCGGCAGAGTGTCCAGACCTTCCCAACCCACAGCGGGCCTGCGAGACTCGGGTGTAGAGGGAGTTGTCCCCAGGCGAGGGTCTGGTGCTGGGCTTGAGTGCAGGTGAAGGGTGGCATTCTTCCAAAAGGGATTGTTAAGCTTGGGAGGTCAAGCATAGGGGAGCCTGTTGTGACACAACCTACAATTCCTCCACACCGGTTGAACACTGTTCCCATCAGCCCACCCACCAGGGCAGTCCTCGCCTTCAGGAAACTGGGGAGTCCAGTCCCTGGGGTGGAAGGGATCCGTGATGGCTCGGGGAAACCTGGAGAAGCTTCATGGGGACAGTGTCGTCTGAGATAggacaggggttcctgggtggtggCAACAACAGACACTTAGGCTGAGGAGTGACGGAGTTACGTGTCACATGCAGCAAGGACCTGCTCCCCGCCCGGAAGCCTCCGGGACATTCTGCCTTTGCTCAACCGCCTCCCCCCGGGTGCTGTGCGtgaactggggggtggggtgaccGCTGAAGGTTCGGGGCGGCTCTGAGAGATTTCGTAGCTAGACGGCAGCTGCGTCCAAGGTGCCCCTTCTGTGGGGCGCCAGGAGAGAGAAGAGTTTGCTGTCTGAACGTGAGGGTCCGCGCTCTGAGGGGCGGGGTGAGAGTTTGGTTGCGAATGGTGGCCAGGGCCAGCTTGGAAACTCATCGCGCCGGACAGCTTTAAGCACGAGGACCCGTGAGGCAGTAACAGGTGCTGTGCCTTTGTAGGGCCGCGAATGGTTGACAAGTTGGGAACGGAATCTGATGCCAAATGACCGCGGCCTGTACTTGGGGTTGGCCCAGCAACGAGAAGTTAGGTCTCTTGCGGCCTCCATGAGGCTGGGCTTCACTATGGGACCGGAGGGGGCAGGGGGTCATGGCTGGACGCCAGACACCAGGGCCTGCTTCCAGCTCGTCTCATTTTGCTCCCAGGGGCAGGCTCTCAGATGTCCCCGAGACTCTGTGACCCGTCCGGGTGCAGAACgtctgagtgggagaggggtctGCGGGGATAGGTGAGGTCATCTTGGAACCCGCTGACCCtgtttcctcctccccagcctttATTCTCCTCTTCTACCTCGTCTTCTATGGCTTCCTCACGGCCATGTTCACCCTCACCATGTGGGTCATGCTGCAGACGGTCTCTGACCATACCCCCAAGTACCAGGACCGACTGACCACACCGGGTGAGTGATGCGGCTTCTGATGACCCGGTTACCACGTGCGGGGAAGTCCTTGAAGTCTGCCTCCTTCCCGTTTCCCGCAGCTGAGAGCTTTGTGATCTGGGAAGGTGCTGTGGGGTCACAGGAGAtctccccctgtccccaccccgtCCATCACCCTGCTGCTCCCTGTGTCCGGCTTCCTCCCTCCGGTGTGTGGTCCCTCGTCGGATATGCATACGTATACGTATATCCACTTGTCTGGCACAGGCTTGATGATTCGCCCCAAGACTGAGAATCTTGATGTCATTGTCAACGTCAGTGACACTGAAAGCTGGGACCAACATGTTCAGAAGCTCAACAAGTTTTTGGAGCGTGAGTGAGGGGCCGCTGATGTGGCCGTGCAGGGGCTTGGGCAGGCGATCGGGGCACCCTGGAAGCAGAACACTGGCCCCGTgactctctctgtcactctcccccGCCTCCTTAGCTTACAACGATTCCATCCAAGCCCAGAAGAATGACGTCTGCCGCCCTGGGCGCTATTACGAACAGCCAGACAACGGAGTCCTCAACTACCCGAAGCGTGCCTGCCAGTTCAACCGGACCCAGCTGGGCGACTGCTCTGGCATCGGGGACCCGACCCACTATGGTTACAGCACCGGGCAGCCCTGTGTCTTCATCAAGATGAACCGGGTACGTGCGACCTTGGTCACCAGGGAGAATgaaggagggggctggggtcaTCATCTGCGGGCAGTTGCTTTTCACTGGGGCGATCTGGGGAGGTTTGAGCGGCTTCGAGAACCAGAGGCGCGGGGCCGTGGGAGGCCAGGTTCTGTGGAGGGGGGGAGGCTGGACACGTGTGTCTTCGCCACCTTGTTTCTCTAactccttgttctctctcttcattCCAGGTCATCAACTTCTACGCGGGAGCGAATCAGAGCATGAATGTTACCTGTGTGGGGAAGGTGAGTTTGTGGGGCCCTGTCCACCTGCCCGTCTGTTCGCCCTTCTTGGCCTGCACGTAATTCACTcgtgtctttctgtctcccttgctgtcAGAGGCCCCGTCACTCTAGGGACAAGGGGGTAAGAGGGCGTGCCAGCGTGGCTCCAACTCCCAGGGGCTCCCACCACTCTTGCTTCTCTCTAGATGCTCTCGCGTGGATAGACACCCACCTGTCTGAGCCCACCCAAGCCTCGGCCTCTGCTTCTGTGCCTGACCCCTTCCACCTTCTCCAGTCACCGTGTCTTCCGCTCCCCCTCCCGTGTCTCACCTTGCTCTTCAGTTCTTTTTAGGTTTCTGGTAGTTAGGGCCACTCAGTTGTCCTGGGAACCCTGCGgccccctcctctgtcctctctaGAAACTTCCCGTCCCCCTttacacacgcgcacacacacaccctccccttccttccgAGCCCTTACTCACTTATCTGTTCTCTCTTGGCTCTGCTCCAGAAACCGATTGCTGAGACCGGGGTAAGAAGGTGGTGTGGGAGGATAAGTGGGCGGCTCCAGGGTCATTAACACCCTTCAGGACTTCCCAGTCTGACGGAGAGACGGGACAGCCCCtcctgcacacatgcacacacagactcACAGCCCAAGGGAAGCAGATTGGAGCCAGAAGTCACTTGGGGGCGAAGAAAGAGTAGAGGGCAGtctggagagcttctgggttccTGCCGCCCCTAACCCGCTCTCCCCCTACCCTCCTGCTCCCCCACAGCGGGACGAAGATGCTGAGAACCTCGGCCACTTTGTCATGTTCCCTGCCAACGGCAGCATCGACCTCATGTACTTCCCTTACTATGGCAAAAAGTTCCACGTAAGTTTCGTGGGAGGCCCGGCCCCGTGGCTCCCCCCCGGGGAGCGGGGTCCTTGGGGAGGAGGCCGGAGTTGCCAAGGGCCTGGACCTGTGCTCTCCTCCTCTGGCCCAGGTGAACTACACGCAGCCCCTGGTGGCCGTGAAGTTCCTGAACGTGACCCCCAACGTGGAGGTGAACGTAGAATGCCGGATCAATGCCGCCAACATCGCCACAGACGATGAGCGGGACAAGTTCGCGGGCCGCGTGGCCTTCAAGCTCCGCATCAACAAAACCTGaggccccttcctcctgcccccacctctttCCTATGGATGCCTCTGGAATGTCCCTGACCCTGCCTGATCCCTCCCTCACCCGCCCCAAAGGTATTTTTTATAACAGAGCTATGACTTGTTTGAGCCTCACGCCCCTTTTCTTTACTTGTGAACCCAGCCTGATGGCCATTGTGGTCCCCTGACTTCCCTCCcgtctccaccctcccctccggATTCCAGCTCCgtcagaggcagggaggcaggatcCCAGGAAGGCCGGCCCGAGGAGTTGGGGGCCGTTCTGGTTCTGGTTTAGCTGTGAGTGGGGTGTCTCCACCCCTGCTGTCCCCAGAGAGCAATAGAAAATGCCTGCCTGCCCGCCCACCTGCCCACCTTCGCACCTGCCTTCACCCTCGTCCAcctcccccccgtcccccccacaTCTCCTTCCATCCCTGGTTTGCAGACACGAACGTGGCCCTCCATTcaccttcctctgtctctcccacgcTTTCTGCCTCATCGACACCGTCACCGTCTCGGTGGCTTCTGAATTCATCCGGCTCCTCCGGCATCGGCAGGGGTGTCCCCACGTCCTCTCCATCCCCGTTCCCTCCTCTGAACTGTCTGTAACTGAGGACGAGGTGGCTCGGTGGCCTTTTCCCTGCCTTCTGGCACATTTTTCTCCTCACCCTGCCGTGACTGGCGCGAGCTGGGGACGAGGGTCTGGAAGAGGAGTCCCTGTTGGTTCTTCTTGAAAGTTCTCTTCCTGTCACCCAAACAGGCACTCCTCGGAGGGATGGGGTTGACCTAGGCTGAACATCCACTTTGTTTTTTTGCCGCCGACGGCTCACTGTCTCCCTGTTTGTTTTCCCAGAATATCCTTCAAGTTCCCTTTCCCCAGAGCGCTGGGGGAGGGCAGCCATTTTGGCTGGGTCCCCAGTGGCCACCTTGGAAACGTCAGCTGGCTATGGGACTGTTTCACCTCCTTCCCCTGGGCCCGGAgccaccccccctcctccctctggcttCTCTTAGCACGTTATCAACTAATCACtagctcctcccctctcctctgcccctcggCCTAAACGCTGCCCATAGCCCCCCAGTCTAGGCTCTGAACTTCTCGGCCCACCTCCTTCGGGACCCCTTGGCGTTTTTGAACGACCCCGTAGTGCCCATAGAATGTCACGTGAGGGGCCTCTGGTGTTCTTGAGTGATCGTGCCCTTCATTTCTGCCCTCTCTAACTCCCCATTTCTTTTCTGACCCTGCAGCctccacaccgcccccccccttcAGATggacccttccctcctcccctctcactgGATCTGAGTCTCTTCCCTTGGGGTCCCCCATGTTTTCCTGCATTCCCCTCGCCCCAGTGGTCTCTCTCTGCAGTTATTTAATGCCTGTGTCAGATCTACtgtaaaaagaagataaagtacAATAGAATGAgagcaattatatatataaatatatatcacacACGGAACCCTGCGTGTGGGTTGTTCCTTTCTGAGCATTCGGAAGAgctctgggaaggggagggaggcgaTCTGGGTGATTTGGGGGTCGCCTGGGCCTCGGGGGTCCTGCTTCCCAGCTTTGACTTCATCCAGTGTCCAAACGTCTACCTTCCAGATCGCTCCTTCTTTCATACTGTCTTTGAGACGGCTCAGAGCAAGAGAGGCAGGAAGCCTACATCCCTTTGTCGGGCGATACTTAcgaagtgcctactgtgtgcattCTAGGCGCCGTGAAGATACACTTATGAAAGAGACAGACTTCCTGCTCCCAAGGAGCTCCCCAGTTTAACGGGAGAGGTGAGGAACACACGAGAAACTCTCCTGCCAGGTAGACCTAAACgtgcctccagggaggggagaaagcCAGTGAGGAGAATATTCAGAGCGGTCAACGGGCTTTCTTTCTACTCCGGGGCTTCCAGTGGCAGGTTTCTTAGAGCCTTAAAGGGTGGGGTGGTTGGGGAGAGAGAACAGCCTCAGCAAATGCCCTGGGACATGGGGAAAGTGGACCGGAAGAAACAGATCTCAAAAAACAATGTGAACCGTTAGGACCCTGATTGGGGGTGAAAGTATACACGcaagcataggaaaaaaaaaaacaaaaacaaagggacaGACAGGTGCACGGAACGGTGTTTACTGTGACATACGTGGATGGGTTTAGagctactttttattttcttgggctttatttttgttggtttgcTTGCAACGAGTTAGGATTTGCCTTGCAAGAGAGCTTTATTGCACAAGCATCCGTATACACGATTTCATCACGAATGAGTTGTATACGCACACGCGAATGCACGCGCACAACCTGCTGGGGTTTGCTCGTTATCATGCCGGAACTGGATCCTATCAGACCCACTTTTGTGCATTTCACTGTTTTTCACTCAATAAATTTTCTTGTGCCGTTATGTCACCTGGTAGAGCTCGAatgcatatgtttatttatttatttatttatttaattaaaaattcttttcaatgtttatttatttttgagagagacagagacagaacgcgagtgggtgaggggcggagagagagggagacacagaatccgaagcaggctccaggctctgagctgtcagcacagagcccgacgtggggctcgaactcacagactgtgagatcatgacctgagccgaagtcggacactcaaccggctgagcccccccgggcgcccctgcgtatatattttttagatggcTGCATGGTATTTTTTTCCCGTTGGGTCATTCTTCCCTGAATCTGTTCAAGCTCCTTGACAGCTACAGATAGAAACTGTTTTCTGCAATGCAAAattctgccctgcccccctgccctaAGCAATGCTTGCCTCTTTGTTAAAAAGTGTTAGGTCTTCCTTCAcatgtctagtttttttttttttgtagtttctggGCATCCAGTCACTAGAGCTATTCCTATTATCTAGATTTTTGTGGGTgttggcggggggcagggggagactggattttaatttcattaaaatttttattttcccttcaattcccctgatctttatttctttttatgtgcgGTGTAATTCAGAgtccagttttacttttttagttttgtcaacctcactttacttttttttttaaaaaattttttttttcaacatttttatttatttttgggacagagagagacagagcatgaacgggggaggggcagagagagggagacacagaatcggaaacaggctccaggctccgagccatcagcgcagagcctgacgcggggctcgaactcacggaccgcgagatcgtgacctggctgaagtcggacgcttaaccgactgcgccacccaggcgccccaacctcactttacttttaaaaaaaaaactctagggAGCCTGGCAGGCTTAGTTGGTAGGACGTGTGgttcttgaccttggggttggtgagtttgagccaaatgttgggcatagagtttagtcaataagaaaactatttatttatttatttattattatttagaaatcttttttttaagtttatttacttattttaagagagaaagcatggcggtgggtagagagagaggagagagggaatcccaagcaggctctgtattgaccgtgcagagcccaatgtgggacttgaactcatgaactgtgagatcatgacctgagctgaagtcgtatgctcaactgactcagccatccaggagctccaaggggaaaaaattttttttttttaatgtttatcatttattttgaaagagagagagacaggggagtgagcaggggaggggcagagagggagggagagagagaatcccaagcagggtccacgctatcagcactgagcccgatgcggggctca
This region includes:
- the ATP1B2 gene encoding sodium/potassium-transporting ATPase subunit beta-2 isoform X2; protein product: MVIQKETKSCGQVVEEWKEFVWNPRTHQFMGRTGTSWAFILLFYLVFYGFLTAMFTLTMWVMLQTVSDHTPKYQDRLTTPGLMIRPKTENLDVIVNVSDTESWDQHVQKLNKFLEPYNDSIQAQKNDVCRPGRYYEQPDNGVLNYPKRACQFNRTQLGDCSGIGDPTHYGYSTGQPCVFIKMNRVINFYAGANQSMNVTCVGKRPRHSRDKGRDEDAENLGHFVMFPANGSIDLMYFPYYGKKFHVNYTQPLVAVKFLNVTPNVEVNVECRINAANIATDDERDKFAGRVAFKLRINKT
- the ATP1B2 gene encoding sodium/potassium-transporting ATPase subunit beta-2 isoform X1 — translated: MVIQKETKSCGQVVEEWKEFVWNPRTHQFMGRTGTSWAFILLFYLVFYGFLTAMFTLTMWVMLQTVSDHTPKYQDRLTTPGLMIRPKTENLDVIVNVSDTESWDQHVQKLNKFLEPYNDSIQAQKNDVCRPGRYYEQPDNGVLNYPKRACQFNRTQLGDCSGIGDPTHYGYSTGQPCVFIKMNRVINFYAGANQSMNVTCVGKRPRHSRDKGKPIAETGRDEDAENLGHFVMFPANGSIDLMYFPYYGKKFHVNYTQPLVAVKFLNVTPNVEVNVECRINAANIATDDERDKFAGRVAFKLRINKT
- the ATP1B2 gene encoding sodium/potassium-transporting ATPase subunit beta-2 isoform X3; translated protein: MVIQKETKSCGQVVEEWKEFVWNPRTHQFMGRTGTSWAFILLFYLVFYGFLTAMFTLTMWVMLQTVSDHTPKYQDRLTTPGLMIRPKTENLDVIVNVSDTESWDQHVQKLNKFLEPYNDSIQAQKNDVCRPGRYYEQPDNGVLNYPKRACQFNRTQLGDCSGIGDPTHYGYSTGQPCVFIKMNRVINFYAGANQSMNVTCVGKRDEDAENLGHFVMFPANGSIDLMYFPYYGKKFHVNYTQPLVAVKFLNVTPNVEVNVECRINAANIATDDERDKFAGRVAFKLRINKT
- the ATP1B2 gene encoding sodium/potassium-transporting ATPase subunit beta-2 isoform X4, coding for MFTLTMWVMLQTVSDHTPKYQDRLTTPGLMIRPKTENLDVIVNVSDTESWDQHVQKLNKFLEPYNDSIQAQKNDVCRPGRYYEQPDNGVLNYPKRACQFNRTQLGDCSGIGDPTHYGYSTGQPCVFIKMNRVINFYAGANQSMNVTCVGKRPRHSRDKGKPIAETGRDEDAENLGHFVMFPANGSIDLMYFPYYGKKFHVNYTQPLVAVKFLNVTPNVEVNVECRINAANIATDDERDKFAGRVAFKLRINKT